A stretch of Anaeromyxobacter dehalogenans 2CP-1 DNA encodes these proteins:
- a CDS encoding DUF4440 domain-containing protein, with the protein MIRIALLLTVALTASAAAAQEKTAPPPGADPMAAWKPNKVAREAADRKEILALMKAMDAAGVNGDVEAAATLVHFPVLMATDDAKGQGSAEAWTREQWLEVMKPMYAKPMSDAKMTHNPTIHLVSDSLALVGDTWSMTMGKKKMAGRSAAMLVRVDGSWRFAAMMESGWGDMPGMDSAAGGGAAGKEPPAGGK; encoded by the coding sequence CTCCTGCTGACCGTCGCACTCACCGCCTCCGCCGCCGCCGCGCAGGAGAAGACGGCCCCACCGCCCGGCGCGGATCCCATGGCCGCGTGGAAGCCGAACAAGGTCGCGCGTGAGGCCGCCGACCGGAAGGAGATCCTCGCGCTCATGAAGGCGATGGACGCCGCCGGGGTGAACGGCGACGTCGAGGCCGCGGCGACGCTCGTCCACTTCCCGGTGCTCATGGCGACCGACGACGCGAAGGGGCAGGGGAGCGCCGAGGCGTGGACCCGCGAGCAGTGGCTCGAGGTGATGAAGCCGATGTACGCGAAGCCGATGTCCGACGCGAAGATGACGCACAACCCGACCATCCACCTGGTGAGCGACTCGCTCGCGCTGGTGGGCGACACCTGGTCGATGACCATGGGCAAGAAGAAGATGGCCGGGCGCAGCGCCGCGATGCTGGTGCGGGTGGACGGGAGCTGGCGCTTCGCCGCGATGATGGAGAGCGGCTGGGGCGACATGCCGGGCATGGACTCGGCCGCGGGCGGCGGCGCCGCCGGCAAGGAGCCGCCCGCCGGCGGGAAGTGA